A genomic window from Candidatus Cloacimonadota bacterium includes:
- a CDS encoding glycosyltransferase: MKRVSVVIPTYNCADYITEAVDSVLNQTYKEIEVVVIDDGSTDQTKHILSVYNDKIMYLYQENHGVAVARNKGIEVSNGDYISFLDSDNKWLPDLLADSVAILENKPDIGLVHSGKIRINENGDVIEDHSQKKGIKHLSGYIYKNLLLRKANFNLSSVVVRMKCIEEVGMFDVNLSKIGCEDRDFFIRIAKKYKIQYINKPLYLGRFRESSMSANYTNMMRGRYYIVDKYCPPHKGLNFFRNKALSAIHLQRGDSDIWKSEYESGLKEYYRSIRLFPFNITLYFRLIKTYVKILLHGGLKRKKST, encoded by the coding sequence ATGAAAAGAGTTAGTGTAGTTATTCCAACCTATAATTGTGCTGATTACATCACTGAGGCTGTTGATAGTGTTCTTAATCAAACATATAAGGAGATCGAGGTGGTTGTTATAGATGACGGATCAACTGATCAAACAAAACATATACTCTCGGTGTATAATGATAAGATAATGTATTTATATCAAGAAAATCATGGGGTTGCGGTTGCACGAAACAAAGGCATAGAGGTATCTAACGGTGATTATATTTCCTTTTTAGATTCTGATAATAAATGGCTTCCGGATCTTTTGGCAGATAGCGTAGCAATTCTAGAAAACAAACCAGATATTGGTCTTGTGCATAGTGGAAAAATCAGAATTAACGAAAATGGCGATGTTATTGAGGATCATTCGCAGAAAAAGGGTATAAAGCACCTTTCAGGATATATATATAAAAATCTTCTTTTACGAAAAGCAAACTTTAACCTGTCGTCTGTTGTTGTTCGAATGAAATGTATCGAAGAAGTCGGCATGTTTGATGTAAACCTTTCAAAGATCGGTTGTGAGGATAGAGATTTTTTTATCAGAATAGCAAAAAAATATAAGATACAATATATCAATAAACCTTTATATTTGGGGAGATTTCGAGAATCGAGCATGAGTGCTAATTACACCAATATGATGCGTGGACGATACTATATAGTGGATAAATATTGTCCTCCGCATAAAGGATTGAACTTTTTCAGAAATAAAGCCCTTAGTGCAATCCACTTGCAAAGAGGAGACAGCGATATTTGGAAATCGGAATATGAATCTGGCTTGAAAGAGTATTATAGATCCATCCGGTTATTCCCATTTAACATAACATTGTATTTTCGGCTCATAAAAACTTATGTCAAGATACTCCTGCATGGTGGTTTAAAAAGAAAAAAATCAACTTGA
- a CDS encoding polysaccharide deacetylase family protein, protein MSKSGFNHILRKFYKNKIIIIMYHNFYDENHKKHTNVGLDISCFEKQLQYLRTYYNPISLHELVNYIQNEVPIPENAAVLTFDDGYMNNYTLAFPLLEKYQIPATIFMTMDFIYNSLWIWVNALEYIISKASIKHFSISIPDRGLVTFTIENEEEKAKVYKQLKEMLKEFHPSMIDNIISELKKNLNVKIGYNEVINYQMLDESTIKKMSSPLVDFGSHTLSHPILTRLNTEEVIHEIKDSKEILERILGEEVEYFCYPNGDYNEEIVAIVKEHYKAALSTDSGFVDKSSNIFLLPRIAAKADFDHFVWSLVHPET, encoded by the coding sequence ATGAGTAAAAGTGGTTTTAATCATATCCTTAGGAAGTTCTATAAAAACAAAATAATTATTATAATGTATCATAACTTTTATGATGAGAATCATAAGAAACATACAAATGTAGGTCTCGACATTTCTTGCTTTGAGAAGCAGTTGCAATATCTTAGAACATATTACAATCCAATCAGTTTGCATGAGTTAGTAAATTATATTCAAAATGAGGTGCCTATCCCTGAAAACGCTGCTGTTCTTACTTTTGATGATGGGTATATGAATAATTATACCCTGGCATTTCCCCTGTTAGAAAAATACCAGATTCCTGCAACGATTTTCATGACCATGGATTTTATTTATAATAGCTTATGGATTTGGGTAAATGCACTCGAATATATTATTTCAAAAGCCAGTATAAAACACTTCAGTATTTCTATTCCTGATCGTGGTCTCGTAACCTTCACTATAGAGAATGAAGAAGAAAAAGCTAAAGTGTACAAGCAGTTGAAAGAAATGTTAAAGGAATTTCACCCATCAATGATTGATAACATAATATCTGAATTAAAAAAAAATTTAAATGTAAAGATCGGTTATAACGAGGTCATTAATTATCAAATGTTGGATGAAAGCACAATAAAAAAAATGTCATCTCCTTTAGTCGATTTCGGTTCCCATACCCTTTCTCATCCGATTTTAACAAGACTTAATACCGAAGAAGTTATTCACGAGATTAAGGATTCAAAAGAAATCCTTGAAAGAATTCTGGGAGAAGAAGTTGAGTATTTCTGTTACCCAAATGGTGATTACAATGAAGAAATCGTTGCAATCGTAAAAGAGCATTACAAAGCAGCTCTTTCAACGGACAGTGGTTTTGTGGACAAAAGTTCTAATATATTTCTTTTACCTCGTATTGCTGCAAAAGCTGATTTTGACCATTTTGTCTGGTCACTTGTTCATCCAGAAACATAA